In Sphaeramia orbicularis chromosome 12, fSphaOr1.1, whole genome shotgun sequence, the following proteins share a genomic window:
- the ankrd34ba gene encoding ankyrin repeat domain-containing protein 34B, with translation MEGAGGVSEVALDSGNPLLKAVFLRRLRLTRLLLEGGAYINESDSQGQTPLMVACRTQHTDAQSASKVKLVQFLLEKGADPNIQDKAGQSALMHACREQAGPEVVSLLLANGADISLEDQTGTSALVYAVTAGDWKVVRLLLDTCKAQGKEVIIITADQLPCGKLQAKQYLSMPPLGPLDHSDKLTSAAPASPSEIQLITSPLCNSTSSCSPKPVFSFKEAQFCGGSGVSSHPCSPSHLRGLGQAAGNGLQQPLLRLNSEPWLKIPASLLTQQLRDESENGPDIHQTEVLSLRVPKLNGDNFRNSTTESLKRLEERLPMDEGVGEDRKKDHVKQGGQKISLPGLLSSHSASHPNLHSENLVGDSLSSSSSFSGGKNLGSSLHSLASSNLYTIIQRRKLGADIYSSDPQLAVAIQNIPEEPQQRARDSLESKRLVPIHCSSTLGSREPSLTPGLNRRVLSGYERRGSGAFLLDHHHTQCRPKSLPPLNISSSKTPLLLGSSGGSGLCEKEPNLKSFIPSAPPGHPKELTRRMLLRRHSMQTEFKTTA, from the coding sequence ATGGAGGGAGCAGGTGGGGTTTCTGAGGTTGCTCTGGATTCAGGTAACCCCTTACTGAAAGCAGTCTTCCTCCGCCGCCTGCGACTCACGCGTCTGCTCCTGGAGGGAGGGGCTTATATCAACGAGAGTGACAGCCAAGGCCAGACCCCCCTGATGGTAGCCTGCAGGACCCAGCATACTGATGCCCAGAGCGCCAGCAAGGTCAAGCTGGTCCAGTTTCTTCTAGAAAAGGGAGCAGACCCCAACATCCAGGACAAGGCAGGGCAGTCAGCTCTGATGCATGCCTGTCGAGAGCAGGCTGGCCCTGAAGTGGTGTCACTGCTTCTGGCCAACGGAGCAGACATTAGCCTAGAGGATCAGACTGGGACATCAGCACTGGTCTATGCAGTCACAGCTGGGGACTGGAAGGTGGTAAGGCTGCTGCTTGACACATGCAAGGCCCAAGGGAAGGAGGTGATCATTATAACAGCCGACCAGTTACCATGTGGGAAACTCCAAGCAAAGCAGTACCTTAGCATGCCTCCCCTTGGTCCTCTAGACCACTCAGATAAACTCACATCAGCAGCTCCTGCATCTCCATCTGAAATTCAGCTCATCACCTCCCCACTGTGCAACTCCACCTCCTCTTGTTCCCCCAAGCCAGTCTTCTCTTTCAAAGAAGCCCAGTTCTGTGGAGGTAGTGGTGTAAGCTCCCATCCATGTTCACCCTCACACCTCCGAGGACTTGGCCAAGCGGCGGGTAATGGACTTCAGCAGCCCCTCCTCAGACTGAACTCTGAGCCTTGGCTCAAGATCCCAGCCTCATTGCTCACCCAACAGCTTCGTGATGAGTCAGAAAATGGCCCAGACATCCACCAAACTGAAGTTCTCTCTCTCAGAGTTCCCAAACTGAATGGTGACAATTTTAGAAATTCAACAACAGAGAGCTTGAAAAGACTTGAGGAAAGATTACCAATGGATGAAGGAGTTGGCGAAGACAGAAAGAAGGACCATGTCAAACAAGGAGGACAAAAGATATCTTTACCAGGTCTTCTCTCATCCCACTCTGCCTCTCATCCAAACCTACACTCTGAGAACCTTGTTGGAGACTCTCTtagctcttcttcctccttttctggCGGGAAAAACCTTGGCAGCTCTCTTCACAGCTTGGCATCTTCAAACCTTTATACCATCATCCAGAGGCGAAAGCTTGGGGCAGACATCTACAGCTCTGATCCCCAGCTAGCTGTAGCTATTCAGAACATCCCAGAGGAGCCCCAGCAAAGAGCAAGAGACTCACTAGAGAGCAAAAGGCTGGTGCCGATACACTGCTCCAGCACACTGGGATCCAGGGAGCCATCATTAACCCCAGGCCTCAATAGAAGAGTGCTCTCTGGGTATGAACGCAGAGGGTCTGGAGCCTTTTTGTTGGACCACCACCACACCCAATGCAGACCCAAGTCTCTGCCACCTCTGAATATCAGCTCTTCAAAGACTCCCCTCCTCCTCGGCTCCAGTGGAGGGAGTGGTTTGTGTGAGAAAGAGCCAAACCTGAAATCTTTCATTCCATCTGCTCCTCCTGGACACCCAAAGGAGCTGACCAGGCGCATGCTGCTGAGGAGACACTCAATGCAGACCGAGTTCAAAACCACAGCTTAA